From Cuculus canorus isolate bCucCan1 chromosome 7, bCucCan1.pri, whole genome shotgun sequence, one genomic window encodes:
- the RHOBTB1 gene encoding rho-related BTB domain-containing protein 1 isoform X2, with amino-acid sequence MWYQEIKHFCPRTPVILVGCQLDLRYADLEAVNRARRPLARPIKRGDILPPERGREVAKELGIPYYETSVFDQFGIKDVFDNAIRAALISRRHLQFWKSHLKKVQKPLLQAPFLPPKAPPPVIKIPECPIPSMIEAGYLLDRPLCADVMFVLQEQDYIFAHKIYLATSSSKFYDLFLMECEGSPDLHETQCNKENANRDVLTSHLETSGDSDETSLKSADVKIPSPESTDSLHVLEPEAAETNSAARSLSSWGKGFVSMHKEMQVNPVSNMTCPVTVVKMDSSVQAGPFKTVLQFLYTGQLDENEKDLTRLAQIAEILEVFDLRMMVENIMNKEAFMNQEITKAFHVRKANRIKECLCKGTFSDVTFKLDDGTINAHKPLLICSCEWMSAMFGGSFIESLNSEVVLPNINKTSMQAVLDYLYTKQLSSSQELDTLELIALANRFCLPHLVALAEQHAVQELTKASMSGIAIDGEVLSYLELAQFHNANQLAAWCLHYICTNYNSVCSKFRKEIKAKSSDNQEYFERHRWPPVWYLKEEDHYQRVKKEREKEDVALNKHHSRRKWCFWNSSAVVA; translated from the exons ATGTGGTATCAAGAAATCAAGCACTTCTGTCCTCGCACACCTGTCATTCTGGTGGGCTGCCAACTTGATCTCCGCTATGCAGATCTTGAGGCTGTTAACAGAGCCAGACGGCCTTTGGCAAG GCCGATAAAAAGAGGAGACATTTTGCCACCAGAAAGAGGCAGAGAGGTTGCCAAGGAACTTGGGATACCCTACTATGAAACCAGTGTATTTGATCAGTTTGGGATTAAAGATGTATTTGACAATGCAATTAGAGCTGCCCTGATCTCCAGAAGGCATCTACAGTTCTGGAAATCTCATTTGAAGAAGGTCCAAAAACCTCTGCTCCAGGCTCCGTTCCTACCTCCAAAAGCCCCTCCTCCAGTTATCAAAATTCCTGAGTGTCCCATACCGAGCATGATTGAAGCTGGATATTTATTGGACAGACCGCTGTGTGCAGATGTTATGTTTGTTCTCCAGGAGCAGGACTACATTTTTGCTCACAAGATTTACCTAGCTACCTCCTCTTCAAAGTTTTATGACCTTTTCTTAATGGAATGTGAGGGAAGTCCAGACTTGCATGAAACACAgtgtaataaagaaaatgcaaatcgGGATGTTCTGACGAGTCACCTTGAGACAAGTGGTGACAGTGATGAAACATCCTTGAAATCTGCTGATGTTAAAATTCCCTCACCAGAAAGTACTGACTCTTTACACGTGCTAGAACCTGAAGCTGCTGAAACAAATTCTGCAGCAAGATCTCTGTCATCCTGGGGTAAGGGGTTTGTTAGTATGCATAAGGAAATGCAAGTGAATCCTGTCTCAAATATGACATGTCCTGTAACGGTGGTAAAAATGGATTCATCTGTGCAGGCTGGaccttttaaaactgttttgcagtttttatACACAGGGCAActggatgaaaatgaaaaagatctCACAAGACTGGCTCAGATTGCTGAGATCTTGGAAGTATTTGATTTGCGAATGATGGTGGAGAATATTATGAATAAAGAAGCCTTCATGAATCAAGAGATTACAAAAGCATTTCATGTCAGAAAAGCTAATCGGATAAAAGAGTGCCTTTGCAAAGGGACATTTTCTG ATGTGACATTTAAATTGGATGATGGAACCATAAATGCCCACAAGCCACTGCTGATCTGTAGCTGTGAATGGATGTCTGCTATGTTTGGAGGATCATTTATTGAAAGCTTGAACAGTGAG GTAGTTCTTCCCAATATAAATAAGACTTCCATGCAAGCGGTTTTAGATTACTTATATACCAAGCAACTGTCCTCCAGTCAGGAACTGGACACACTTGAGTTAATCGCATTGGCAAATAGATTTTGCCTTCCTCATCTGGTTGCGCTGGCAG AACAGCATGCAGTACAAGAGCTAACAAAAGCCTCCATGAGTGGCATTGCAATAGATGGAGAAGTACTATCCTATTTGGAATTGGCACAG tttcaCAATGCTAACCAACTGGCAGCTTGGTGCTTGCACTACATCTGCACCAATTACAACAGTGTTTGCTCCAAATTCCGCAAAGAAATCAAAGCTAAATCTTCAG aTAATCAAGAATATTTTGAGAGGCATCGGTGGCCACCTGTGTGGTACTTAAAGGAAGAAGATCACTACCAGcgagttaaaaaagaaagagaaaaggaagatgttgCACTGAACAAACACCATTCAAGGCGGAAGTGGTGCTTCTGGAATTCCTCTGCTGTAGTTGCCTGA
- the CDK1 gene encoding cyclin-dependent kinase 1 isoform X2 has product MEDYTKIEKIGEGTYGVVYKGRHKITGQVVAMKKIRLESEEEGVPCTAIREISLLKELLHPNIVCLQDVLMQDARLYLVFEFLSMDLKKYLDNIPAGQYLERSRVKSYLYQILQGIVFCHSRRVLHRDLKPQNLLIDDKGVIKLADFGLARAFGIPVRVYTHEVVTLWYRSPEVLLGSARYSTPVDIWSIGTIFAELATKKPLFHGDSEIDQLFRIFRALGTPNNEVWPEVESLQDYKNTFPKWKPGSLKTHVNNLDEDGLDLLSKMLIYDPAKRISGKMALNHPYFDDLDKSTLPANLIKK; this is encoded by the exons ATGGAGGATTACACAAAAATAGAGAAGATTGGGGAAG GTACCTATGGTGTTGTGTATAAAGGTCGACACAAAATCACAGGCCAAGTGGTTGCAATGAAGAAAATCCGTCTAGAAAGTGAGGAGGAAGGTGTTCCATGTACTGCTATCCgagaaatttctttattaaaagagCTTCTTCATCCCAATATAGTCTG TCTGCAGGATGTTCTCATGCAGGATGCAAGACTATACCTTGTCTTTGAATTCCTTTCCATGGATCTCAAGAAATACTTGGATAATATTCCAGCTGGCCAATATTTGGAACGTTCACGTGTTAAG AGTTACTTGTACCAAATCTTGCAAGGTATTGTCTTCTGCCATTCAAGAAGAGTGCTGCACAGAGACTTAAAACCTCAGAATCTCTTAATAGATGACAAGGGAGTGATTAAACTGGCAGACTTTGGATTGGCTCGAGCCTTTGGAATTCCAGTGCGGGTATACACTCATGAA GTAGTGACGCTGTGGTACCGGTCTCCAGAGGTATTGCTAGGATCTGCTCGTTACTCTACTCCTGTGGATATATGGAGCATAGGTACCATATTTGCTGAGCTGGCAACTAAAAAGCCTCTTTTCCATGGGGACTCGGAGATTGACCAGCTCTTCAGAATCTTCAG AGCTTTAGGTACCCCCAACAATGAGGTGTGGCCTGAAGTGGAATCCCTGCAAGACTATAAAAACACGTTCCCAAAATGGAAACCTGGCAGCCTGAAAACACATGTCAATAACTTAGATGAAGATGGACTCGATCTGCTGTCT aaaatgttaatttatgaTCCTGCAAAAAGAATTTCTGGCAAAATGGCCTTGAACCATCCATATTTTGATGACTTGGACAAATCTACTCTTCCTGCTAACCTGATTAAGAAGTAA
- the CDK1 gene encoding cyclin-dependent kinase 1 isoform X1, producing MKTGALVEKGITIAMEDYTKIEKIGEGTYGVVYKGRHKITGQVVAMKKIRLESEEEGVPCTAIREISLLKELLHPNIVCLQDVLMQDARLYLVFEFLSMDLKKYLDNIPAGQYLERSRVKSYLYQILQGIVFCHSRRVLHRDLKPQNLLIDDKGVIKLADFGLARAFGIPVRVYTHEVVTLWYRSPEVLLGSARYSTPVDIWSIGTIFAELATKKPLFHGDSEIDQLFRIFRALGTPNNEVWPEVESLQDYKNTFPKWKPGSLKTHVNNLDEDGLDLLSKMLIYDPAKRISGKMALNHPYFDDLDKSTLPANLIKK from the exons ATGAAAACTGGTGCTCTTGTTGAGAAGG GAATAACCATAGCAATGGAGGATTACACAAAAATAGAGAAGATTGGGGAAG GTACCTATGGTGTTGTGTATAAAGGTCGACACAAAATCACAGGCCAAGTGGTTGCAATGAAGAAAATCCGTCTAGAAAGTGAGGAGGAAGGTGTTCCATGTACTGCTATCCgagaaatttctttattaaaagagCTTCTTCATCCCAATATAGTCTG TCTGCAGGATGTTCTCATGCAGGATGCAAGACTATACCTTGTCTTTGAATTCCTTTCCATGGATCTCAAGAAATACTTGGATAATATTCCAGCTGGCCAATATTTGGAACGTTCACGTGTTAAG AGTTACTTGTACCAAATCTTGCAAGGTATTGTCTTCTGCCATTCAAGAAGAGTGCTGCACAGAGACTTAAAACCTCAGAATCTCTTAATAGATGACAAGGGAGTGATTAAACTGGCAGACTTTGGATTGGCTCGAGCCTTTGGAATTCCAGTGCGGGTATACACTCATGAA GTAGTGACGCTGTGGTACCGGTCTCCAGAGGTATTGCTAGGATCTGCTCGTTACTCTACTCCTGTGGATATATGGAGCATAGGTACCATATTTGCTGAGCTGGCAACTAAAAAGCCTCTTTTCCATGGGGACTCGGAGATTGACCAGCTCTTCAGAATCTTCAG AGCTTTAGGTACCCCCAACAATGAGGTGTGGCCTGAAGTGGAATCCCTGCAAGACTATAAAAACACGTTCCCAAAATGGAAACCTGGCAGCCTGAAAACACATGTCAATAACTTAGATGAAGATGGACTCGATCTGCTGTCT aaaatgttaatttatgaTCCTGCAAAAAGAATTTCTGGCAAAATGGCCTTGAACCATCCATATTTTGATGACTTGGACAAATCTACTCTTCCTGCTAACCTGATTAAGAAGTAA